In the Methylophilus sp. 5 genome, one interval contains:
- a CDS encoding RNA polymerase factor sigma-54 — protein MKQNLQLRISQNLALTPQLQQSIRLLQLSTLELSQELETILQENPLLEMADGEEGEFEDNSPTATAAAEQELPDASSFDVATQAEITAPAETLREELHDQLGGNEGEQANLNEEFSPPEFEDDYEEFGSTSNWDEAGRNNMDDEDGDFSRQDASNTSLREHLMNQIQLAHLSKRDMDLVKFLLDGINDNGYLEQDLQEIVDLLPPELEVELLELETALKLIQNLDPIGVGARDLCECLRLQLQALPADTPYLRIAMAIAKDHLALLANKDFVKLRKLLSCDETALKGAQQLIRQQNPKPGNEFATFSHDHFIQHDVVVKKIKGIWMASLNDGVIPKLRINQLYADILKRNRDSSGQYLQSQMQEAKWMIKNIQQRFSTILRVSQAIVDRQRNFFEHGEIAMRPLVLREIAEELDLHESTISRVTTHKYMLTPRGVLELKYFFGSSVATDAGGSCSATAIRALIKQMVAEENQKKPLSDNQITDTLAQQGIVVARRTIAKYRESLSIPPANLRKSL, from the coding sequence ATGAAGCAAAATCTGCAACTACGTATTTCGCAAAACCTGGCGCTCACCCCGCAGCTGCAACAGTCTATCCGCCTGTTGCAGCTCTCAACACTTGAGTTGAGCCAAGAGCTGGAAACCATCCTGCAGGAAAATCCGCTGCTGGAAATGGCCGACGGTGAAGAAGGCGAGTTTGAAGACAATAGCCCTACCGCGACCGCCGCGGCCGAGCAAGAGCTACCTGATGCAAGCTCGTTTGATGTTGCCACACAGGCGGAAATCACCGCACCCGCAGAAACCTTGCGCGAAGAGTTGCACGACCAACTTGGCGGCAACGAAGGCGAACAAGCCAATCTGAATGAAGAATTTTCACCGCCCGAGTTTGAAGACGACTACGAGGAGTTTGGCAGCACCAGCAATTGGGACGAAGCCGGTCGCAACAATATGGACGATGAAGACGGTGATTTTTCGCGTCAGGATGCCAGCAATACCAGCTTGCGCGAACACTTGATGAACCAGATACAACTGGCGCATTTGTCCAAACGTGACATGGACCTGGTGAAGTTTTTACTCGACGGTATTAATGATAATGGTTACCTGGAACAGGACTTACAAGAAATTGTCGACCTGCTGCCCCCAGAGCTGGAAGTTGAGTTGTTAGAGCTGGAAACCGCCCTTAAATTGATCCAGAACCTGGATCCGATTGGGGTTGGCGCGCGCGACCTGTGCGAATGCCTGCGCCTGCAATTACAAGCGCTCCCAGCAGACACGCCTTATTTGCGCATCGCTATGGCGATTGCCAAAGATCACTTAGCGCTGCTGGCCAACAAAGACTTTGTCAAACTGCGCAAACTGCTCAGTTGCGATGAAACCGCCCTTAAAGGTGCGCAACAACTCATCCGCCAGCAGAACCCCAAGCCTGGCAACGAATTCGCTACCTTTAGTCATGACCACTTTATCCAGCACGATGTGGTAGTCAAAAAAATCAAAGGCATCTGGATGGCGTCACTCAATGATGGCGTGATCCCCAAGCTGCGGATCAATCAATTGTATGCGGACATCCTTAAGCGCAACCGCGATAGTTCCGGCCAATATCTGCAAAGCCAGATGCAAGAAGCCAAATGGATGATTAAAAATATCCAGCAGCGTTTTTCTACGATCTTGCGTGTATCGCAAGCGATTGTAGACCGTCAACGCAACTTTTTTGAGCATGGCGAAATTGCCATGCGCCCCTTGGTATTACGTGAAATTGCCGAAGAGCTAGACTTGCACGAAAGCACCATTTCACGCGTGACGACGCATAAGTATATGCTCACACCGCGCGGGGTGCTGGAGCTTAAATACTTTTTTGGTAGCTCAGTCGCAACCGATGCTGGCGGCTCCTGCTCAGCGACCGCTATTCGCGCCTTAATCAAGCAAATGGTGGCCGAAGAAAATCAGAAAAAACCATTATCGGATAACCAAATTACCGATACGCTGGCGCAACAAGGCATTGTGGTCGCCCGCCGCACCATTGCAAAATATCGCGAGTCGCTGAGTATTCCGCCCGCAAATTTACGCAAGTCGCTGTAA
- the lptB gene encoding LPS export ABC transporter ATP-binding protein, which yields MQTSVSPDQNHLRVSHLKKAYQGRTVVKNTTLELRSGEVIGLLGPNGAGKTTSFYMIVGLVALDDGSITLNGADVSHAPMHERARMGLAYLPQEASIFRKMTVTDNILSILETRPHTEEEREARLESLLDQLHIQHIRNSQAVSLSGGERRRVEIARCLATDPKFILLDEPFAGIDPIAVIEIQKIIRYLSSQNIGILITDHNVRETLDICDRAYIVNEGAVFAAGTPDEIIQNEGVREVYLGKNFRL from the coding sequence ATGCAGACATCCGTTTCACCAGATCAGAACCATTTGCGTGTTAGCCACCTGAAAAAAGCCTATCAGGGGCGCACCGTGGTTAAAAACACCACGCTTGAGCTGCGCAGCGGCGAAGTGATTGGCTTACTGGGCCCAAATGGCGCCGGCAAAACCACCAGCTTTTATATGATTGTGGGCTTAGTCGCGCTGGATGATGGCAGCATTACGCTCAACGGGGCAGACGTGAGCCACGCACCCATGCATGAGCGCGCACGCATGGGCTTGGCCTATCTGCCACAAGAAGCCTCTATTTTTCGCAAAATGACGGTCACTGACAACATTTTGTCCATTCTCGAAACCCGCCCCCATACAGAAGAAGAGCGTGAAGCGCGGCTGGAGTCCTTGCTGGATCAGTTGCATATCCAGCATATTCGCAATAGTCAGGCAGTGAGTTTGTCCGGCGGTGAACGTCGCCGCGTCGAAATCGCCCGTTGCCTGGCGACCGACCCAAAATTCATTTTGCTGGATGAGCCGTTTGCCGGGATTGACCCGATTGCGGTGATTGAGATTCAAAAAATTATCCGCTACCTGAGCAGCCAGAATATCGGTATTTTAATTACAGACCACAACGTACGCGAAACCCTGGATATTTGTGACCGGGCTTATATCGTGAATGAAGGCGCCGTGTTTGCCGCGGGCACGCCCGACGAAATCATTCAAAACGAAGGCGTACGTGAAGTGTATCTGGGCAAGAATTTTAGGCTGTAA
- the lptC gene encoding LPS export ABC transporter periplasmic protein LptC: protein MLKHPILLPIALMLFLALLTFWINQTVQEQGLSLGRLNRHDPDYMLYNFVSTRTDATGNTKYVLAAAEMRHFPDNDYTELQRPRFTQFGQGKPYTQIYGQHGKVSANGKLVEFSKQVKVVRQATAVKGEMQLQTERLMLEPDTDVAHTDLPVTIRQQPATVITGTGMRFDNKAGTMQLFNRVHVHYVRAPVVTKAASPAAPAKAGNHKGR, encoded by the coding sequence ATGCTTAAACACCCGATTTTATTGCCGATTGCGTTAATGTTATTTTTAGCGCTGCTAACGTTTTGGATCAACCAGACGGTACAGGAGCAGGGCTTGAGCTTGGGCCGGCTGAATCGTCACGACCCTGACTACATGCTATACAACTTTGTCAGCACGCGTACCGATGCCACAGGCAATACCAAATATGTGCTGGCGGCGGCAGAAATGCGCCATTTTCCAGATAATGACTACACCGAATTACAACGCCCGCGCTTCACACAGTTTGGCCAGGGAAAACCATACACACAAATTTATGGCCAGCATGGCAAAGTATCTGCCAATGGTAAACTGGTCGAGTTTAGTAAACAGGTAAAAGTGGTCCGCCAGGCGACGGCAGTCAAGGGTGAAATGCAGTTACAAACCGAGCGTTTGATGCTGGAGCCGGATACAGACGTTGCCCATACCGACTTGCCGGTCACCATCCGCCAACAACCGGCCACCGTGATTACCGGCACCGGCATGCGTTTTGATAACAAGGCGGGCACCATGCAATTATTTAACCGGGTACACGTACATTATGTACGCGCACCTGTCGTCACCAAAGCTGCAAGCCCGGCAGCGCCTGCCAAAGCAGGCAATCACAAGGGTCGTTGA
- the tyrS gene encoding tyrosine--tRNA ligase: MTDVTQPSTAAEALNPAIANALAIIKRGADELLIEQELIEKLKTGKPLRVKAGFDPTAPDLHLGHTVLINKLRQLQDLGHQILFLIGDFTGMIGDPTGKSTTRPPLTVEQVKANADTYSEQVFKILDPAKTEIVFNSAWLSDLGAAGMIKLAASHTVARMLERDDFSKRFKGNQPIAIHEFLYPLLQGYDSVALRADLELGGTDQKFNLLMGRELQKQAGQSQQCVLMMPLLEGLDGVNKMSKSLGNYIGISEAPETIFAKIMSISDALMWRYIDLLSFASLDTVAQWKAQVAGGENPRDIKVGFAQEIVARFHGQAAAEKAWQDFQTRAKGGIPDDVPQVEVTIEGDSIGISQLLKQAGLVESTSEAMRAVQQGGVKLDSVKVDDKNLPVAKGVTVVAQVGKRKFAKITIK; this comes from the coding sequence ATGACAGACGTAACCCAACCTTCAACCGCTGCTGAAGCTTTGAACCCAGCCATTGCAAATGCACTGGCCATTATCAAGCGTGGTGCCGATGAGCTGTTGATCGAGCAAGAGCTGATTGAAAAGCTGAAAACCGGCAAACCGCTGCGCGTTAAAGCGGGCTTTGACCCAACTGCGCCAGACTTGCACCTGGGCCACACTGTGCTGATTAATAAATTGCGCCAGTTGCAGGATCTGGGTCACCAGATTTTGTTTCTGATTGGTGACTTTACCGGCATGATTGGTGATCCGACCGGTAAGAGTACGACGCGCCCGCCGTTAACGGTTGAGCAGGTGAAAGCCAATGCCGACACTTACTCCGAGCAGGTGTTTAAGATTTTAGACCCGGCCAAAACCGAGATTGTGTTTAACTCGGCATGGTTAAGTGACCTGGGGGCGGCCGGTATGATCAAGTTAGCTGCCAGCCATACAGTGGCGCGCATGCTGGAGCGTGATGACTTCTCCAAGCGCTTTAAAGGCAACCAGCCGATTGCAATTCACGAGTTCTTGTATCCCTTGTTGCAAGGCTATGATTCAGTGGCATTGCGGGCAGATTTGGAATTGGGCGGCACCGACCAGAAATTTAACCTGCTAATGGGCCGTGAGCTGCAAAAACAGGCTGGGCAGTCACAACAATGTGTGTTGATGATGCCGTTGCTGGAGGGCCTGGATGGCGTGAATAAAATGTCCAAGTCGCTGGGTAACTATATTGGTATTAGCGAGGCGCCCGAGACTATTTTTGCCAAAATCATGTCTATTTCTGATGCATTGATGTGGCGTTATATTGATTTGTTGTCGTTCGCTTCATTAGATACTGTTGCCCAGTGGAAAGCGCAAGTGGCGGGGGGTGAAAACCCGCGCGATATCAAAGTCGGGTTTGCGCAAGAAATCGTGGCCCGCTTTCACGGCCAGGCCGCGGCTGAAAAAGCCTGGCAAGATTTTCAAACCCGCGCCAAAGGCGGTATTCCTGATGATGTGCCACAGGTAGAGGTGACGATTGAGGGTGACAGTATTGGCATCAGCCAATTGCTGAAACAGGCTGGCTTGGTAGAAAGCACTAGTGAAGCCATGCGCGCTGTGCAGCAGGGCGGGGTAAAGCTGGATAGCGTGAAGGTGGATGATAAAAATCTGCCAGTGGCAAAAGGCGTGACCGTGGTCGCCCAGGTGGGTAAGCGCAAGTTTGCTAAAATCACAATTAAATAA
- the lptA gene encoding lipopolysaccharide transport periplasmic protein LptA, translating to MNTHKPLFYATCLTLLALLQWSSSALAEESDRDQPIELEADTVTVNDAKKISIYTGNVILNQGSLQIKADKMIVREDQDGFQHSTCTGNPTTFKQKRTGKNEWMQGSGQRIEYNARMDKVQLYTNAWVKRGEDLVTGDYISYDANAEYAEVIGGTKANPNGTAGSRVKATIQPKNKTTPPVIDNKPTTQQGLRMNRSLQIKVEPAPNDTSSEPAKAQP from the coding sequence TTGAACACGCACAAGCCATTATTTTATGCCACCTGCTTGACCTTACTGGCGCTATTACAGTGGTCAAGCAGCGCGCTGGCTGAAGAGTCCGACCGCGACCAGCCAATAGAGCTGGAAGCAGACACGGTGACGGTGAACGATGCCAAAAAAATCAGCATTTACACCGGCAATGTGATTCTCAACCAAGGCTCACTGCAAATTAAAGCAGACAAAATGATTGTGCGTGAAGATCAGGATGGCTTTCAGCACAGTACGTGTACTGGCAACCCGACCACCTTCAAGCAAAAACGCACCGGCAAAAACGAATGGATGCAAGGCAGTGGCCAGCGCATTGAATACAATGCCCGCATGGACAAAGTACAACTCTATACTAACGCATGGGTCAAACGTGGCGAAGATCTGGTCACTGGCGACTACATTAGCTATGACGCCAATGCAGAATATGCCGAAGTCATTGGCGGCACCAAAGCCAATCCCAACGGCACCGCTGGCAGTCGTGTAAAAGCGACCATTCAGCCAAAAAATAAAACCACACCGCCGGTGATTGATAACAAACCAACAACACAGCAAGGGCTGCGCATGAACCGTTCTCTGCAAATTAAAGTAGAACCGGCGCCTAACGACACCAGCAGCGAGCCCGCGAAAGCGCAACCTTAA
- a CDS encoding anhydro-N-acetylmuramic acid kinase, with translation MNFSATPPQARLFIGLMSGTSLDGVDAVVVTQQGEHLAQQGQYFLPYPADIRQLLLDLHTPAQHELHTAAIVSNRLADLYAEAVQGLLTDARLSASAVSAIGCHGQTIRHCPDLPNGQAYTLQLGNHARLAERTGITVVGDFRSRDIAAGGQGAPLVPAFHQAVFSAPDTHRVMINIGGIANLSDLPINGQVIGFDSGPGNLLMDAWTLQHTGNTYDAGGQWAAGGSVNQALLHAMLAAPYFALPTPKSTGRDLFNQAWLNLHLQANTDTPQNVARTLLELSAVSIAQALQQHCRGAQELYVCGGGAHNLALIDRLQTLCGLPVQRTDALGIGVDWVEAVAFAWLAQRCVDHLPGNMPAVTGAAGPRVLGAIYPH, from the coding sequence ATGAATTTTTCTGCTACGCCCCCCCAAGCACGCCTGTTTATCGGCCTGATGTCTGGCACGAGTCTAGACGGCGTAGATGCAGTAGTGGTGACACAACAAGGTGAACACCTGGCACAACAAGGCCAATACTTCCTGCCTTACCCGGCTGATATCCGGCAATTGTTGCTCGATTTACACACCCCCGCACAGCATGAATTACATACTGCCGCCATTGTGTCTAACCGGCTCGCTGACTTGTATGCAGAGGCCGTGCAAGGCTTGCTGACAGACGCCAGATTATCAGCCAGCGCAGTAAGCGCCATTGGCTGCCACGGGCAAACCATACGCCACTGCCCTGACCTCCCTAATGGACAGGCATATACCCTGCAACTGGGCAACCACGCGCGCCTGGCCGAGCGCACAGGCATCACCGTGGTGGGCGACTTTCGTAGTCGCGATATTGCCGCTGGTGGCCAAGGTGCGCCACTGGTGCCAGCCTTTCATCAGGCCGTTTTTTCTGCGCCAGATACACACCGTGTCATGATTAATATCGGCGGCATTGCCAACCTGAGTGATTTGCCCATTAATGGCCAGGTGATTGGTTTTGACTCTGGCCCCGGCAACCTGCTGATGGACGCCTGGACGCTGCAGCACACAGGTAACACATATGATGCAGGCGGGCAGTGGGCAGCGGGTGGCAGTGTCAATCAGGCGTTACTTCACGCAATGCTGGCTGCCCCTTACTTTGCGCTGCCAACACCCAAAAGCACTGGCCGTGACCTGTTTAATCAGGCCTGGCTCAACTTGCATCTGCAAGCTAACACTGACACACCGCAAAATGTCGCACGCACGCTACTGGAGCTCAGCGCTGTAAGCATTGCACAAGCATTGCAGCAACACTGCCGCGGTGCCCAAGAACTGTATGTGTGTGGTGGCGGTGCGCATAACCTGGCGTTAATCGACAGATTGCAAACCCTATGTGGGTTGCCTGTACAACGCACAGACGCCCTGGGCATAGGCGTAGACTGGGTGGAGGCGGTTGCCTTCGCCTGGCTGGCGCAACGCTGTGTGGATCACCTGCCGGGCAACATGCCAGCGGTCACCGGCGCGGCAGGCCCGCGTGTGTTAGGCGCGATTTATCCCCATTAA